One window of the Pseudarthrobacter sp. ATCC 49987 genome contains the following:
- a CDS encoding DUF3180 domain-containing protein: MKLTSPLVLFIIGLAVGVLGWLAALLTTRYSLNTPVLPLNGLITMGVIVVLTLVLGVRVLRWRNGNKKKMLNPILAAWTLVLAQACAYTGSVLLGWHAGIFIDQLRLWNLRSDQTLAWQAVAMAGGGLVMIVVGLVVERFCRIPPDDSEGESAPGRQEKRKPKSEGEYAYRGD; the protein is encoded by the coding sequence ATGAAGCTGACCAGCCCCCTGGTGCTCTTTATCATCGGCCTGGCCGTAGGGGTCCTTGGCTGGCTCGCCGCCCTGCTGACCACCCGCTACAGCCTGAACACCCCCGTCCTGCCGCTCAACGGGCTCATCACGATGGGCGTGATCGTTGTGCTCACCCTCGTGCTGGGCGTGCGGGTGCTGCGCTGGCGGAATGGCAACAAAAAGAAGATGCTCAACCCCATCCTGGCCGCCTGGACCCTCGTCCTCGCCCAGGCCTGCGCCTACACCGGCAGCGTCCTGCTCGGCTGGCACGCCGGGATCTTCATCGACCAGCTGCGGCTCTGGAACCTGCGCAGCGACCAGACCCTCGCCTGGCAGGCCGTGGCCATGGCCGGCGGCGGCCTGGTCATGATCGTGGTTGGCCTGGTCGTGGAACGCTTTTGCCGGATACCCCCCGATGATTCAGAGGGCGAATCGGCCCCCGGCCGCCAGGAGAAGCGCAAGCCGAAATCGGAAGGCGAATATGCATACCGAGGCGATTGA
- the folK gene encoding 2-amino-4-hydroxy-6-hydroxymethyldihydropteridine diphosphokinase, with product MNYTRAVLALGSNLGARSDTLSSAVADIVDPPDVRLLAISPIVQTKAVGGPAGQPDFLNMVIAVDTTLTPHELLQHCHAVEQKHLRVRDVHWGPRTLDVDIITYGDLVSSDPELTLPHPRAAQRAFVLYPWSLIDPAAELDGERVGELAAKAADFADLVPFDGFENLHGVAGAVE from the coding sequence ATGAACTACACCCGCGCCGTGCTTGCGCTCGGCAGCAACCTGGGGGCGCGCAGCGACACCCTCTCGTCGGCCGTCGCGGACATCGTCGACCCGCCCGACGTCCGTCTCCTGGCCATCTCCCCGATCGTCCAGACCAAGGCGGTCGGCGGACCGGCCGGCCAGCCGGACTTCCTCAACATGGTGATCGCAGTGGACACGACACTGACACCCCATGAACTGTTGCAGCACTGCCACGCTGTGGAACAAAAGCACCTCCGGGTCCGCGACGTCCACTGGGGCCCGCGCACCCTCGACGTCGACATCATCACCTACGGGGACCTGGTCAGTTCCGATCCGGAACTCACCCTTCCCCACCCGCGCGCCGCCCAGCGGGCATTTGTCCTCTACCCGTGGTCGCTGATTGACCCCGCGGCGGAGCTGGACGGCGAACGCGTCGGCGAGCTGGCCGCGAAAGCCGCCGACTTTGCCGACCTCGTGCCGTTCGACGGCTTCGAGAACCTCCATGGCGTGGCCGGAGCAGTGGAATGA
- the folB gene encoding dihydroneopterin aldolase, which yields MDQITLSGVTAVGHHGVFDFERRNGQPFVVDAVLHLDFSRAAAADDVLDTAHYGEVAECIRSWITGEPLNLIEALAVRIADDVLRKFPVSAVDITVHKPKAPIEVEFGDVSVSVRRTRQEQP from the coding sequence ATGGACCAGATCACGCTGAGCGGCGTCACCGCCGTCGGCCATCACGGAGTGTTTGATTTCGAGCGGCGCAACGGCCAGCCGTTCGTGGTTGACGCCGTACTGCACCTGGACTTCAGCCGCGCCGCCGCCGCCGACGACGTGCTGGACACCGCGCATTACGGTGAAGTGGCCGAATGCATCCGGAGCTGGATCACGGGGGAGCCGCTGAACCTGATCGAGGCACTGGCCGTGCGGATCGCCGACGACGTGCTCCGGAAGTTCCCCGTCTCCGCGGTGGACATCACCGTGCACAAACCCAAGGCCCCGATCGAAGTCGAGTTCGGCGACGTCTCCGTGAGCGTCCGGCGGACCCGGCAGGAACAGCCATGA
- the folP gene encoding dihydropteroate synthase, translating to MDSLAAAPGTGPATSPLPVLRKARPAAKFEDLPTDRTLVMGILNVTPDSFSDGGQHATADTAIAAGLRMFYGGADIIDVGGESTRPGATEVEPDEEQRRVLPVIAALVKAGALVSIDTTHAATAAAALDAGAVIINDVSGLSMEPEMAELVARSKAPYVLTHRRGNASTMDTLTDYGNVAADVAAELAGVRDKLYAAGVTPEQIIVDPGLGFSKTDVQNWELLKHLDVLQAMGHKVLVAASRKRFLGSLLTVAGKAAPPAERDAATAAVTAISAHRGAWAVRVHDVGPSLDAVKVAARMTAAQAPAVPAAGDN from the coding sequence ATGGACTCCCTAGCCGCAGCCCCCGGAACCGGACCCGCGACTTCGCCCCTGCCCGTGCTCCGCAAGGCCCGCCCGGCAGCGAAATTCGAGGATCTCCCCACGGACCGGACGCTTGTGATGGGGATCCTGAACGTCACCCCGGACTCCTTCAGCGACGGCGGCCAGCACGCCACCGCGGACACCGCCATCGCCGCCGGCCTGCGGATGTTCTACGGCGGCGCCGACATCATCGACGTCGGCGGCGAATCCACCCGCCCGGGAGCGACCGAAGTGGAGCCTGACGAGGAACAGCGGCGGGTGCTGCCCGTGATCGCTGCCCTGGTCAAGGCCGGCGCCCTGGTCAGCATCGACACCACCCACGCCGCCACCGCAGCGGCAGCGCTGGACGCCGGTGCCGTGATCATCAACGACGTCTCCGGCCTCAGCATGGAGCCGGAGATGGCCGAGCTCGTGGCCCGCAGCAAGGCCCCCTACGTCCTCACCCACCGCCGCGGCAACGCCAGCACCATGGACACGCTGACCGACTACGGGAACGTGGCCGCGGACGTCGCCGCTGAACTCGCAGGCGTCCGCGACAAGCTCTACGCCGCCGGTGTCACCCCGGAGCAGATCATCGTGGACCCGGGCCTGGGCTTTTCCAAGACCGACGTGCAGAACTGGGAGCTGCTGAAGCACCTGGACGTGCTGCAGGCAATGGGGCACAAGGTCCTCGTCGCCGCGTCCCGCAAACGTTTCCTCGGCAGCCTCCTGACGGTCGCCGGCAAGGCCGCCCCGCCGGCCGAGCGCGACGCCGCCACCGCCGCTGTGACCGCCATCAGTGCCCACCGTGGCGCCTGGGCCGTCCGGGTGCACGACGTCGGGCCCAGCCTCGACGCCGTCAAGGTCGCCGCCCGCATGACTGCGGCCCAGGCACCAGCTGTACCCGCCGCCGGCGACAACTGA
- the folE gene encoding GTP cyclohydrolase I FolE, which produces MTSFFNDDDDAPATDASAAGGPVPGPAPVDQARIRAAVREILIAIGEDPDRSGLLDTPKRVARAYTEMFAGLHHDPAEILATTFDLDHEELVLVKDIPFYSTCEHHLVPFHGVAHVGYIPSHDGKVTGLSKLARLVDMFARRPQVQERLTTQIVEALVTHLKPRGAIVVVECEHLCMSMRGIRKPGARTVTSAVRGQLHDPATRAEAMSLIIGR; this is translated from the coding sequence GTGACTTCTTTCTTCAACGACGACGACGACGCTCCCGCCACCGATGCTTCGGCGGCGGGAGGGCCCGTCCCCGGCCCCGCTCCCGTGGACCAGGCCCGGATCCGGGCGGCGGTCCGGGAGATCCTGATCGCCATCGGCGAGGACCCGGACCGCAGCGGCCTCCTGGACACCCCGAAACGGGTCGCCAGGGCCTACACCGAGATGTTCGCCGGACTCCACCACGACCCGGCGGAAATCCTGGCCACCACCTTCGACCTGGACCACGAGGAACTCGTCCTGGTCAAGGACATCCCGTTCTACTCCACCTGCGAGCACCACCTCGTTCCGTTCCACGGCGTCGCCCACGTGGGCTACATTCCCTCCCACGACGGAAAAGTCACAGGGCTGAGCAAACTGGCCCGGCTGGTGGACATGTTTGCCCGCCGCCCCCAGGTCCAGGAACGCCTGACCACCCAGATCGTCGAAGCCCTCGTCACCCACCTCAAGCCGCGCGGCGCAATCGTCGTCGTCGAATGCGAACACCTCTGCATGTCCATGCGCGGCATCCGCAAGCCCGGCGCCAGGACCGTCACCAGCGCGGTACGCGGGCAACTCCATGACCCGGCCACCCGCGCCGAAGCCATGAGCCTCATCATCGGAAGGTAA
- the ftsH gene encoding ATP-dependent zinc metalloprotease FtsH: protein MKAKSFFKGPGIWIVVVIGMLLLAFATLSPGGSSRIDTDKGLALLTDGGKVEQAKIFDAENRVDLVLKDNLQVDGQDKGKNIQFYYVNARAADVVKAVTDSRPPSGYTDQPVENNWFAGLFSLLIPVILLGVLFWFLLSRMQGGGSKVMQFGKSKAKLVNKDMPQVTFGDVAGADEAVEELEEIKEFLQEPAKFQAVGAKIPKGVLLYGPPGTGKTLLARAVAGEAGVPFFSISGSDFVEMFVGVGASRVRDLFEQAKANAPAIIFVDEIDAVGRHRGAGIGGGNDEREQTLNQLLVEMDGFDVKTNVILIAATNRPDVLDPALLRPGRFDRQISVEAPDLIGRDQILKVHAKGKPMAPGVDLRAVAKKTPGYTGADLANVLNEAALLTARSNANLIDDRALDEAIDRVMAGPQKRSRVMKEHERKVTAYHEGGHALVAAALRNSAPVTKITILPRGRALGYTMVVPENDKYSVTRNELLDQMAYAMGGRVAEELVFHDPSTGASNDIEKATGIARKMVTEFGMSERVGAVRLGQGGGEPFLGRDAGHERNYSDQIAYIVDEEVRRLIEGAHDEAYAILTENRDVLDELALELLERETLNQAEIAQVFTNIRKRDFREIWLSKETRPIQDVGPVESRREKAEREAQEEAKEARLEEPLDTFPPHAQGVSGQEPFQGGVTDLGPDGHPG from the coding sequence ATGAAAGCTAAGAGTTTCTTCAAGGGCCCGGGCATCTGGATTGTCGTTGTTATTGGCATGCTCCTGCTGGCCTTTGCGACCCTGTCTCCGGGCGGTTCGTCCCGGATCGACACTGACAAGGGTCTCGCGCTGCTGACCGACGGCGGCAAAGTTGAACAGGCCAAGATCTTCGACGCGGAAAACCGCGTGGACCTGGTCCTTAAGGATAACCTGCAGGTGGACGGCCAGGACAAGGGCAAGAACATCCAGTTCTACTACGTCAATGCCCGCGCCGCTGACGTGGTCAAAGCCGTCACGGACTCCCGCCCGCCGAGCGGCTACACCGACCAGCCGGTCGAGAACAACTGGTTCGCCGGCCTGTTCTCCCTCCTGATCCCGGTCATCCTTCTCGGGGTCCTCTTCTGGTTCCTGCTCTCCCGCATGCAGGGCGGCGGCTCCAAGGTCATGCAGTTCGGCAAGTCCAAGGCCAAACTGGTCAATAAGGACATGCCCCAGGTCACCTTCGGCGACGTCGCCGGCGCCGACGAGGCCGTCGAGGAACTCGAAGAAATCAAGGAATTCCTCCAGGAACCGGCGAAGTTCCAGGCCGTGGGCGCCAAAATCCCCAAAGGTGTGCTGCTCTACGGCCCTCCCGGTACCGGTAAGACCCTGCTGGCCCGCGCCGTCGCCGGCGAGGCAGGTGTTCCGTTCTTCTCGATCTCCGGTTCCGACTTCGTTGAAATGTTCGTCGGCGTCGGCGCATCCCGCGTCCGCGACCTGTTCGAGCAGGCCAAGGCCAACGCGCCGGCCATCATCTTCGTGGACGAGATCGACGCCGTCGGACGACACCGCGGTGCCGGCATCGGCGGCGGCAATGACGAACGCGAGCAGACCCTCAACCAGCTGCTGGTCGAAATGGACGGCTTCGACGTCAAGACCAACGTCATCCTGATCGCCGCCACGAACCGGCCCGACGTCCTCGACCCCGCCCTGTTGCGGCCGGGCCGCTTCGACCGCCAGATCTCCGTCGAGGCGCCCGACTTGATCGGCCGGGACCAGATCCTGAAGGTCCATGCCAAGGGCAAGCCGATGGCTCCCGGCGTCGACCTGCGGGCCGTGGCCAAGAAGACCCCCGGCTACACCGGTGCGGACCTGGCCAACGTCCTCAACGAGGCCGCCCTGCTGACAGCCCGGTCGAACGCCAACCTGATCGATGACCGCGCCCTCGACGAGGCCATTGACCGGGTGATGGCCGGCCCGCAGAAGCGCAGCCGCGTCATGAAGGAGCACGAGCGCAAAGTCACCGCCTACCACGAAGGCGGACACGCCTTGGTTGCGGCGGCGCTGCGGAATTCGGCTCCGGTCACCAAGATCACCATCCTGCCCCGCGGCCGCGCCCTGGGCTACACCATGGTGGTTCCGGAGAACGACAAGTACTCCGTCACCCGCAACGAACTGCTCGACCAGATGGCCTACGCCATGGGCGGCCGCGTCGCGGAAGAACTCGTGTTCCACGACCCGTCCACCGGCGCGTCCAACGACATTGAAAAAGCCACCGGGATCGCCCGCAAGATGGTCACCGAGTTCGGCATGAGCGAACGGGTTGGCGCCGTGCGGCTCGGCCAGGGCGGCGGCGAGCCCTTCCTGGGCCGCGACGCCGGCCACGAACGCAACTACTCCGACCAGATCGCCTACATCGTCGACGAGGAAGTACGCCGCCTCATCGAGGGCGCCCACGACGAGGCTTACGCCATCCTGACCGAGAACCGCGACGTCCTGGATGAGCTTGCCCTCGAACTGCTGGAACGCGAAACGTTGAACCAGGCCGAAATCGCCCAGGTCTTCACCAACATCCGGAAACGCGATTTCCGCGAGATCTGGCTGTCCAAGGAGACCCGCCCGATCCAGGACGTCGGCCCCGTCGAGTCCCGCCGCGAAAAGGCCGAACGCGAAGCGCAGGAAGAGGCCAAGGAAGCCCGCCTCGAGGAACCGCTGGACACCTTCCCGCCGCACGCCCAGGGTGTCTCCGGACAGGAGCCGTTCCAAGGCGGTGTAACGGATCTCGGGCCTGACGGCCATCCCGGCTAG
- the hpt gene encoding hypoxanthine phosphoribosyltransferase: MDSNDVQSDLKHVLYSKEQIQSRITELAAQIDKDYEGRDLLIVGVLKGAVMVMADLARALHSHVSMDWMAVSSYGSGTQSSGVVRILKDLDTDLMGRDVLIVEDIIDSGLTLSWLKTNLESRGTASVEICTAFRKPTAAKVQIDVKYVGYDIPNEFVVGYGLDYAEKYRNLDFVGTLAPHVYE, encoded by the coding sequence GTGGATTCAAACGACGTCCAGTCAGATCTCAAGCACGTTCTGTACTCCAAGGAGCAGATCCAGTCACGGATCACCGAACTCGCTGCCCAGATCGACAAGGACTACGAAGGCCGCGATCTGCTGATCGTCGGCGTGCTCAAGGGCGCTGTGATGGTCATGGCCGACCTCGCCCGCGCCCTTCACAGCCACGTTTCAATGGACTGGATGGCTGTCTCGTCCTACGGTTCCGGCACGCAGTCCTCCGGCGTGGTCCGTATCCTCAAGGACCTGGACACGGACCTCATGGGCAGGGACGTCCTGATCGTCGAGGACATCATTGATTCCGGCCTGACCCTGTCCTGGCTCAAGACCAACCTGGAATCCCGCGGCACGGCTTCGGTGGAAATCTGCACCGCATTCCGCAAGCCCACCGCCGCGAAGGTCCAGATCGACGTCAAGTACGTCGGCTATGACATCCCCAACGAGTTTGTCGTGGGCTATGGCCTGGACTACGCAGAGAAGTACCGCAACCTGGACTTCGTCGGCACCCTGGCACCGCACGTCTACGAGTAG
- the tilS gene encoding tRNA lysidine(34) synthetase TilS, with translation MLQDALAAAGYPERILVACSGGPDSLALAAVAAYFARRGHVDGHSVSVGAVVVDHQLQPGSADVAGAAAVTLRELGLSPVQVRTVEVASTGMGPEAAARDARHTALEAAADDAGATAILLGHTLDDQAEQVLLGLARGSGTRSLAGMRPARGRLLRPFLGLRRADTLAICEAEGLDPWHDPSNADPAFARSRTRVEVLPLLEEKLGPGVAESLARTAAILQLDADYLEDVANDTFLELREQSGATISLPEAALRGLAPAVRFRVIAKAAAAVGGQQPSYQRLLAAEALLRRQGSAGPVELPGGVSVYRLSLAQLLAEGQSGPGGVPREAARCGKLVFRPQKPPKI, from the coding sequence ATGCTGCAGGACGCGCTCGCCGCAGCGGGCTACCCGGAACGTATCCTGGTCGCCTGCAGCGGCGGCCCCGACTCGCTGGCCCTCGCCGCCGTCGCCGCCTACTTCGCCCGCCGCGGGCACGTGGACGGCCACTCCGTCTCCGTGGGCGCCGTTGTGGTCGACCACCAGTTGCAGCCGGGTTCCGCCGACGTCGCCGGCGCTGCTGCGGTGACCTTGCGGGAACTGGGCCTGTCGCCCGTGCAGGTCAGGACTGTCGAGGTCGCCTCCACCGGGATGGGTCCGGAGGCGGCTGCCCGGGACGCCCGGCATACCGCCCTGGAAGCCGCCGCCGACGACGCCGGTGCCACGGCCATCCTGCTGGGCCACACCCTTGATGACCAGGCCGAACAGGTGCTGCTGGGGCTTGCCCGCGGCTCGGGAACGCGGTCCCTGGCGGGGATGCGGCCCGCCCGCGGCCGCCTGCTGCGGCCGTTCCTGGGGCTGCGCCGCGCCGACACCCTCGCGATCTGCGAGGCCGAGGGCCTGGACCCGTGGCACGATCCGAGCAACGCGGATCCGGCGTTTGCAAGGTCCCGGACCCGCGTCGAGGTGCTGCCGCTGCTTGAGGAGAAGCTTGGTCCGGGGGTGGCGGAATCGCTCGCCCGGACTGCCGCGATCCTGCAGCTGGACGCCGACTACCTCGAGGACGTGGCGAATGACACCTTCCTTGAACTGCGGGAACAATCCGGTGCCACGATCAGCCTCCCGGAGGCGGCCCTGCGCGGGCTCGCGCCGGCTGTCAGGTTCCGGGTCATCGCAAAGGCCGCGGCCGCCGTCGGAGGCCAGCAGCCCAGTTACCAGCGACTGCTCGCCGCGGAGGCACTGCTCCGCCGGCAGGGATCAGCGGGTCCCGTGGAGCTTCCCGGCGGGGTCAGTGTCTACCGGCTCTCACTCGCGCAGCTCCTCGCCGAGGGGCAGTCCGGCCCCGGCGGTGTTCCCCGCGAGGCGGCCCGCTGTGGGAAGCTTGTATTCCGGCCTCAAAAACCGCCCAAGATATAG
- a CDS encoding zinc-dependent metalloprotease, whose amino-acid sequence MESSASETSAQAQALINWELAASTAARLTPAGPTLGSAEIGAAVDNLRLMADISVPHVHDITGLEAARDLRDSSVLVVDRASWSKANTQSFAVMLKPAMEKMLEGRRGTLNPGAASVSGAITGSQLGAILAFLSSKVLGQYDPFSALAENSTAPAAGRLLLVAPNIISVEREINVEPEDFRLWVCLHEQTHRVQFAAAPWLRHHMLDEIESLSGQLLGNVDSLMERASAAAKSLKDRTAAGAAPSRGAILDLLQNPEEKAAISRLTALMSLLEGHANVVMDAVDASIVPSVKTIRQRFNTRATDRGVIEKFIRNLLGLDAKMRQYSDGSKFVREVVDVAGMEGFNKVWESADHLPSETEIHNSRLWLERMGH is encoded by the coding sequence ATGGAGTCCTCTGCCAGCGAGACATCAGCCCAAGCCCAAGCCCTGATCAACTGGGAGCTTGCCGCGTCCACCGCCGCCCGGCTGACACCGGCCGGGCCCACCCTGGGATCGGCGGAAATCGGCGCCGCCGTGGACAACCTGCGGCTGATGGCCGACATTTCCGTGCCCCACGTCCATGACATCACCGGCCTGGAAGCCGCCCGCGACCTCCGCGACTCCTCGGTCCTGGTGGTGGACCGGGCTTCCTGGTCCAAGGCCAACACCCAGAGCTTCGCCGTGATGCTCAAACCGGCGATGGAGAAGATGCTCGAGGGCCGCCGCGGCACCCTGAACCCCGGCGCGGCCAGCGTCAGCGGCGCCATCACGGGCAGCCAGCTCGGCGCCATTCTCGCGTTCCTCTCCAGCAAGGTCCTGGGCCAGTACGACCCCTTCTCCGCCCTTGCCGAGAACTCCACCGCCCCCGCAGCCGGGCGCCTGCTCCTCGTGGCTCCGAACATCATCTCCGTCGAGCGCGAAATCAACGTCGAGCCCGAGGATTTCCGGCTCTGGGTCTGCCTGCACGAACAGACCCACCGGGTGCAGTTCGCTGCCGCGCCCTGGCTCCGGCACCACATGCTGGACGAGATCGAAAGCCTCAGCGGCCAGCTGCTCGGCAACGTCGACTCCCTGATGGAACGGGCCTCCGCCGCAGCGAAATCGCTCAAGGACCGCACCGCGGCCGGCGCCGCCCCCAGCCGGGGCGCCATCCTCGACCTGCTGCAGAACCCCGAGGAAAAAGCCGCGATCTCACGCCTGACCGCCCTGATGAGCCTGCTTGAAGGGCACGCCAACGTGGTGATGGACGCGGTGGACGCGAGCATCGTGCCGTCCGTGAAGACCATCCGGCAGCGCTTCAACACCCGGGCCACGGACCGCGGCGTGATTGAAAAATTCATCCGGAACCTGCTCGGGCTGGACGCCAAGATGCGCCAGTACAGCGACGGCTCAAAGTTCGTCCGCGAAGTGGTGGACGTGGCCGGCATGGAGGGTTTCAACAAGGTCTGGGAGTCCGCCGACCACCTGCCCAGCGAGACGGAAATCCACAACTCCAGGCTCTGGCTCGAACGGATGGGGCACTAG
- the dacB gene encoding D-alanyl-D-alanine carboxypeptidase/D-alanyl-D-alanine endopeptidase, producing MKRRTSRPGADPAPGPLRRSLPLLLQTLLVVALALPAGIAIAPAFLGPAPCGTAAQTAPPWHQVPGALAPRVGAGGTPDGIEPLTDAAPVPAADTLSAQLNETLKTDGAGSFTGVVQDALTGAVLFDRSGDTARVPASNMKLFTAAAALRTLGPERRFSTKAVAGAAPGSVVLTGGGDVLLGSGESVPGAVLGHAGLATLAQSTVRALQDDGVSAPLTVLLDDSLFTGPALNPAWSPEDVAAGEVAPLFPLALNSARFDPAKTTGPRPQDAAMSAAEAFSAQLSTAAAAAGMTVAPGVVRVPAGADGGGAGTRVLAEVQSATVGQQVDLLLRTSDNYLAETIGRMTALAAGKPGSNEGAVAAVLQQLEGLDITAANLRAADVSGLALANQVSARQLAGVVRAITSGTDTRLRAALAGFPVAGLTGTLGDRYVDAATARGAGLVRAKTGTLNTVIALSGYVVDADGRLLVFSFIGNGLTPGAANKAALDRTASALAGCGCR from the coding sequence ATGAAACGCAGAACGAGCCGCCCGGGCGCGGACCCGGCTCCCGGCCCGCTGCGGCGGAGCCTCCCGCTGCTGCTGCAGACCCTGCTGGTCGTGGCGCTCGCCCTCCCCGCCGGCATCGCCATCGCCCCGGCTTTCCTCGGCCCGGCCCCGTGCGGAACGGCCGCCCAGACCGCCCCGCCCTGGCACCAGGTCCCGGGCGCACTGGCCCCCCGCGTCGGCGCCGGCGGCACCCCGGACGGCATCGAACCGCTCACGGACGCAGCTCCCGTCCCGGCGGCGGATACCCTCTCGGCCCAACTCAACGAAACCCTGAAGACCGACGGCGCCGGGAGCTTCACCGGGGTGGTGCAGGACGCCCTCACCGGGGCGGTGCTCTTCGACCGGTCCGGCGACACGGCCCGTGTGCCTGCCTCCAACATGAAGCTGTTCACGGCCGCCGCGGCCCTGCGCACCCTCGGCCCGGAGCGCCGCTTCAGCACCAAGGCCGTGGCGGGCGCCGCCCCCGGCTCCGTCGTGCTCACCGGCGGCGGGGACGTGCTCCTGGGGTCCGGCGAATCGGTCCCCGGTGCCGTGCTGGGCCACGCCGGGCTCGCCACCCTGGCCCAGTCAACGGTCCGGGCCTTGCAGGACGACGGCGTCTCCGCCCCCTTGACGGTGCTCCTCGACGACTCACTGTTCACCGGGCCCGCGCTGAACCCGGCCTGGAGCCCGGAGGATGTTGCTGCCGGCGAGGTTGCGCCGCTGTTCCCGCTGGCACTGAACTCGGCCCGTTTCGACCCCGCCAAGACCACGGGCCCCCGCCCCCAGGACGCCGCGATGAGCGCCGCCGAGGCGTTTTCCGCCCAGCTCTCGACCGCGGCCGCCGCCGCCGGAATGACGGTGGCACCCGGCGTTGTCCGGGTCCCGGCCGGGGCGGACGGCGGCGGCGCCGGAACCAGGGTCCTGGCCGAGGTCCAGTCCGCCACGGTAGGCCAGCAGGTGGACCTGCTGCTGCGCACCTCGGACAACTACCTGGCCGAGACGATCGGCCGCATGACGGCGCTCGCGGCCGGAAAGCCCGGCAGCAATGAGGGCGCCGTGGCAGCAGTGCTGCAGCAGCTGGAAGGCCTGGACATCACCGCCGCCAACCTGCGCGCCGCGGACGTCTCGGGACTGGCGCTGGCCAACCAGGTTTCCGCCCGCCAGCTTGCCGGAGTGGTCCGGGCCATCACCTCCGGCACGGACACCCGGCTGCGCGCCGCCCTGGCCGGGTTCCCCGTCGCCGGTCTCACCGGAACCCTGGGGGACCGGTACGTGGACGCGGCGACGGCGCGCGGTGCAGGGCTGGTCCGGGCCAAGACCGGCACACTGAACACTGTGATCGCCCTGAGCGGGTACGTCGTCGACGCGGACGGCCGGCTCCTGGTGTTTTCCTTCATCGGCAACGGCCTGACCCCGGGGGCGGCGAACAAGGCCGCGCTGGACCGCACCGCCTCCGCCCTTGCCGGGTGCGGCTGCCGCTGA
- a CDS encoding inorganic diphosphatase — protein sequence MKHDVTIEIPKGSRVKYEVDHETGRVRLDRVLFTSMQYPTHYGFFENTLGEDGDPLDALVLLQDFDLHPGVIVESRPIGVFNMTDDGGGDAKVLCVPADARFDHINEISDVSEYLIKEIEHFFTRYKDLEPGKWVKAEGWGDRAAAEAELEASIKRFVPHTH from the coding sequence ATGAAGCATGACGTGACCATCGAGATCCCCAAGGGATCACGCGTCAAGTACGAAGTCGACCACGAAACGGGCCGCGTCCGCCTGGACCGCGTCCTGTTCACCTCGATGCAGTACCCCACGCACTACGGCTTCTTCGAGAACACCCTGGGTGAAGACGGCGATCCGCTGGACGCCCTCGTGCTGCTGCAGGATTTCGACCTGCACCCCGGCGTCATCGTCGAGTCCCGCCCCATCGGCGTGTTCAACATGACCGACGACGGCGGCGGAGACGCCAAGGTGCTCTGCGTGCCGGCCGACGCCCGCTTCGATCACATCAACGAGATCAGCGACGTCAGCGAATACCTGATCAAGGAAATCGAGCACTTCTTCACCCGTTACAAGGACCTGGAGCCGGGCAAGTGGGTCAAGGCCGAGGGCTGGGGCGACCGTGCCGCCGCCGAGGCCGAGCTTGAAGCATCCATCAAGCGTTTCGTCCCGCACACGCACTAA